A window of Acinetobacter sp. TR3 contains these coding sequences:
- a CDS encoding catalase has product MSQDDKKCPYSHLTTDFGAPVVDNQNSMTAGARGPLLAQDLWLNEKLANFVREVIPERRMHAKGSGAFGTFTVTHDITQYTRAKIFSEIGKKTEMFARFTTVAGERGAADAERDIRGFALKFYTEEGNWDMVGNNTPVFFLRDPRKFPDLNKAVKRDPKTNLRSATNNWDFWTLLPEALHQVTIVMSDRGIPASYRHMHGFSSHTYSFINAANERFWVKFHFRTQQGIKNLTDAEAGELVGQDRESHQRDLFDAIERQDYPKWTLFVQVMPEQDAEKVPYHPFDLTKVWPHGDYPLIEVGEFELNRNSENFFLDVEQSAFAPSNLVPGISVSPDRMLQARLFNYADAQRYRLGVNYQQIPVNAARCPVHSNHRDGQGRIDANYGGLPHYEPNSFGQWQEQPQYKEPPLKINGDADFWDYREDDNDYFSQPRALFELMTPEQQDALFGNTARAMGDALDFIKYRHIRNCYACHPAYGEGVAKALGMTVADAQTARETDPARHLPSFL; this is encoded by the coding sequence ATGAGCCAAGACGATAAAAAATGTCCTTATAGCCACTTAACCACTGATTTTGGCGCACCCGTGGTGGATAATCAGAATAGTATGACAGCAGGTGCTCGGGGTCCTTTATTAGCCCAAGATTTATGGCTAAATGAAAAACTTGCCAACTTTGTCCGTGAAGTGATTCCTGAGCGTCGTATGCACGCTAAAGGTTCTGGTGCCTTCGGTACATTTACAGTTACCCATGATATTACTCAATATACTCGCGCTAAAATCTTTAGCGAAATTGGCAAAAAAACAGAAATGTTTGCTCGTTTTACCACGGTTGCAGGTGAACGTGGCGCAGCAGATGCTGAACGAGATATCCGTGGTTTTGCCTTAAAATTTTATACTGAAGAAGGTAACTGGGATATGGTGGGTAATAATACCCCTGTATTTTTCTTACGTGATCCACGCAAATTCCCAGATCTCAACAAAGCAGTAAAACGCGACCCAAAAACCAACCTTCGTAGTGCCACCAATAACTGGGATTTCTGGACTTTATTGCCAGAAGCACTGCATCAAGTCACGATTGTAATGTCAGATCGCGGTATCCCTGCTAGCTACCGACATATGCATGGTTTTAGTAGTCATACCTATAGCTTCATTAATGCAGCCAATGAACGTTTCTGGGTGAAATTCCACTTTAGAACGCAACAAGGAATTAAAAACCTAACTGATGCAGAAGCTGGTGAATTGGTGGGTCAAGACCGTGAAAGCCATCAACGCGATTTATTCGATGCCATCGAACGTCAAGACTATCCAAAATGGACGCTTTTCGTACAAGTCATGCCAGAACAAGATGCTGAGAAAGTTCCATATCATCCATTCGATTTAACTAAAGTTTGGCCTCATGGCGACTATCCACTGATTGAAGTTGGTGAGTTTGAACTCAATCGCAACTCTGAAAACTTCTTCCTAGATGTTGAACAGTCGGCTTTTGCACCAAGTAACTTAGTGCCAGGTATTAGCGTTTCACCTGACCGTATGTTACAGGCACGTCTATTTAACTATGCGGATGCGCAACGTTACCGTTTAGGTGTGAACTATCAACAAATTCCAGTGAATGCTGCTCGCTGCCCTGTTCACAGTAATCACCGCGATGGTCAAGGTCGCATTGATGCCAACTATGGTGGTTTACCACATTATGAACCCAACAGCTTCGGCCAATGGCAAGAACAGCCGCAGTACAAAGAACCACCATTGAAAATCAATGGCGATGCAGACTTCTGGGATTATCGTGAAGATGATAATGACTACTTCAGTCAACCTCGTGCCTTGTTCGAGTTAATGACTCCTGAACAGCAAGATGCCTTATTTGGCAATACAGCACGCGCGATGGGCGACGCGTTGGACTTTATCAAGTATCGTCATATCCGCAATTGCTATGCTTGCCACCCTGCTTATGGCGAAGGTGTTGCAAAAGCACTCGGTATGACTGTTGCTGATGCGCAAACTGCCCGTGAGACTGACCCTGCTCGTCACTTACCAAGCTTTCTTTAA
- a CDS encoding thiol-disulfide oxidoreductase DCC family protein translates to MSKQLDQLIQNHNIILFDGVCVLCSAWANFMIKHDPRYQFKLVSVQSDLGQQILKKYHFPTDHFETMLLLEKGQLFTESTAFLRVMESLDFPYNTLRYGKFVPKFVRDFTYRRIALNRYQLFGKTEDCYVIQASDKQHFLLDDVLR, encoded by the coding sequence ATGTCAAAACAATTAGATCAACTGATTCAAAACCATAATATTATCTTGTTCGATGGCGTGTGTGTTCTTTGCTCAGCATGGGCAAATTTTATGATCAAGCATGATCCACGTTATCAATTCAAACTGGTTTCTGTGCAATCAGACTTGGGGCAACAAATCTTAAAAAAGTATCATTTCCCAACTGACCATTTTGAAACCATGCTCTTACTTGAGAAGGGACAATTATTCACTGAATCAACAGCTTTCTTACGTGTGATGGAATCCCTTGATTTTCCTTACAACACATTACGATATGGCAAGTTTGTTCCAAAATTTGTACGTGACTTTACTTATCGACGCATTGCCCTTAATCGTTATCAACTTTTTGGTAAGACTGAAGATTGTTATGTGATTCAAGCGAGTGATAAACAGCATTTCTTATTGGATGATGTTTTAAGATGA